One Rattus norvegicus strain BN/NHsdMcwi chromosome 20, GRCr8, whole genome shotgun sequence DNA segment encodes these proteins:
- the Tcf19 gene encoding transcription factor 19 encodes MLPCFQLLRIGGGRGGDLYTFHPPSKSGCTYRLGCRADLCDVALRPQQEPGLISGVHAELHAELQGDDWRVSLEDHSSQGTLVNNVRLPRGHRLELSDGDLLTFGPEGQAGTSSSEFYFMFQQVRVKPQDFAAITVPRSKGKTGAGFQPMLPPQGAPQRPLSTLSSAPKATLILNSIGSLSKLQPQPLTFSRGGGRQQSLAVPTQPGEVGASPAPPTRNRRKSAHKVLAELDDESEASPGHLSVLMEPRKKLRLEKTALISSGE; translated from the exons ATGCTGCCCTGCTTCCAGCTGCTGCGCATAGGGGGCGGCAGGGGCGGTGATCTCTATACCTTCCACCCCCCATCCAAGTCTGGCTGCACCTATCGGTTGGGCTGCAGGGCTGACCTGTGTGATGTGGCCCTGCGGCCCCAGCAGGAGCCTGGCCTCATCTCTGGGGTCCATGCAGAACTGCATGCTGAACTCCAAGGGGACGACTGGAGGGTCAGCCTGGAGGATCACAGCAGCCAAG GGACTTTGGTCAATAATGTCCGACTCCCAAGGGGACACAGGCTGGAGTTGAGTGACGGTGACCTCCTGACCTTTGGCCCCGAAGGGCAAGCAGGAACCAGCTCCTCCGAATTCTACTTCATGTTCCAACAAGTCCGGGTCAAACCTCAGGACTTTGCCGCCATCACGGTCCCTCGGTCCAAGGGAAAAACTGGGGCCGGTTTCCAGCCCATGCTGCCCCCACAAGGGGCACCTCAGAGGCCACTCAGCACCCTCTCCTCTGCCCCCAAGGCCACACTGATTCTCAATTCCATCGGCAGCCTCAGCAAGCTGCAGCCCCAGCCTCTCACCTTCTCCCGTGGCGGTGGCCGGCAGCAGAGCCTGGCCGTTCCCACTCAGCCAGGGGAAGTGGGAGCTTCACCCGCTCCACCCACAAGAAACCGGAGGAAATCGGCTCATAAAGTGTTGGCAGAACTGGATGATGAGAGTGAGGCTTCCCCGGGGCACCTTTCAGTCCTGATGGAGCCCAGGAAGAAGCTGCGTTTGGAGAAAACGGCTCTGATATCCAGTGG GGAATGA
- the Pou5f1 gene encoding POU domain, class 5, transcription factor 1: MAGHLASDFAFSPPPGGGDGSAGLEPGWVDPRTWLSFQGPPSGPGIGPGSEVLGISPCPPAYEFCGGMAYCGPQVGLGLVPQVGVETLQPEGQAGARVESNSEGASSGPCTARPSAVKLEKVEPSPEESQDMKALQKELEQFAKLLKQKRITLGYTQADVGLTLGVLFGKVFSQTTICRFEALQLSLKNMCKLRPLLEKWVEEADNNENLQEICKSETLVQARKRKRTSIENRVRWNLENMFLQCPKPSLQQITSIAKQLGLERDVVRVWFCNRRQKGKRSSIEYSQREEYEAAGKPFPGGAVSFPLPPGPHFGAPGYGSPHFTTLYSVPFPEGEAFPSVPVTALGSPMHSN; this comes from the exons ATGGCTGGACACCTGGCTTCAGACTTCGCCTTCTCACCCCCACCTGGTGGGGGTGATGGGTCAGCAGGGCTGGAGCCGGGCTGGGTGGACCCTCGAACCTGGCTAAGCTTCCAGGGGCCTCCAAGTGGGCCTGGAATCGGACCAGGTTCAGAGGTGCTGGGGATCTCCCCGTGTCCCCCAGCATACGAGTTCTGTGGAGGGATGGCATACTGTGGACCTCAGGTTGGACTGGGCCTAGTCCCCCAAGTTGGCGTGGAGACTCTGCAGCCCGAGGGCCAGGCAGGAGCACGAGTGGAGAGCAACTCGGAGGGAGCCTCCTCTGGGCCCTGTACTGCCCGCCCCAGCGCCGTGAAGTTGGAGAAGGTGGAACCTAGTCCCGAGGAG TCCCAGGATATGAAAGCCCTGCAGAAGGAGCTAGAGCAGTTTGCCAAGCTGCTGAAACAGAAGAGGATCACCTTGGGGTACACCCAGGCCGACGTGGGGCTCACCCTGGGCGTTCTCTTTG GAAAGGTGTTCAGCCAGACAACCATCTGCCGCTTCGAGGCCCTGCAGCTCAGCCTTAAGAACATGTGTAAGCTGCGGCCCCTGCTGGAGAAGTGGGTGGAGGAAGCTGACAACAACGAGAACCTTCAGGAG ATATGCAAATCGGAGACCCTGGTGCAGGCCCGGAAGAGAAAGCGGACTAGCATTGAGAACCGTGTGAGGTGGAACCTGGAGAACATGTTTCTGCAGTGCCCGAAGCCCTCCCTGCAGCAGATCACTAGCATTGCCAAGCAGCTTGGGCTGGAGAGGGAT GTGGTTCGAGTGTGGTTCTGTAACCGGCGCCAGAAGGGGAAAAGATCGAGCATTGAATATTCCCAACGAGAAGAGTATGAGGCCGCGGGGAAACCTTTCCCAGGGGGGGCTGTGTCCTTTCCTCTGCCCCCAGGCCCCCACTTTGGTGCTCCAGGCTATGGGAGCCCCCATTTCACCACACTCTACTCGGTCCCTTTTCCTGAGGGCGAGGCCTTTCCCtctgttcctgtcactgctctggGCTCTCCCATGCATTCAAACTGA